GCGCACCTATGCCGCGGGCTACTGGACGAGCCTGTGGAAGCTGCGCCTGCCGGCGGCGCTGCCCTTCATCTTCAACGGGCTGAAGATCGCCTCCACCCTCGCGCTGATCGGCGCCATCGTGGCCGAGTTCTTCGGCTCGCCGATCACCGGCATGGGCTTTCGGATTTCCACCAGCGTCGGGCTCCTGCAGCTCGACCTCGTGTGGGCAGAGATCGTGGTGGCCGCGCTTGCGGGCTCGGCCTTCTACGGCGGCGTGGCGCTGATCGAACGCGCCGCGACCTTCTGGCACCCGTCGCAGCGGGGCCGGTGAAACAGCAACCTGCGGTGCAAAGACAAAGAAACGCGCAATGCAACAGGAGAGACTGATGACCAAGTTTACCGGATGGGGGATCGCCTCGGCGATGCTGCTCGCGGCGGGCGGTGCCCAGGCGGCGGACGAGCTGACGCTGCAGCTCAAGTGGGTGACCCAGGCCCAGTTCGCCGGCTACTACGTGGCCGCCGAGAAGGGCTTCTACGAGGAAGAGAACCTCGACGTGACGATCAAGCCGGGCGGGCCGGACATCGCCCCGGTGCAGGTGCTGCTGGGCGGCGGCGCCGACGTGATGGTCGACTGGCTGCCCTCGGCCCTCGCCGCCCGCGAGAACGGCGCGCCGATCGTCAACATCGCGCAGCCCTTCAAGTCCTCGGGGCTGATGCTGACCTGCCTCAAGGAGCACGGCATCGAGAGCCCGGCCGACTTCCCCGGCCACACGCTCGGCACCTGGTTCTTCGGCAACGAGCTGCCGCTCTATTCCTGGATGTCCAAGCTCGGCTACAAGACCGACGGCTCCGAGGGCGGCGTGACCATCCAGAAGATCAACTTCAACGTCGATCCGCTGCTGCAGAAGCAGGTCGAATGCGCCACCACCATGACCTACAACGAGTACTGGCAGGTGATCGACGCGGGGCTGAAGCCCGAGGACCTCGTGGTCTTCAAGTACCAGGACGAGGGCATCGCGACGCTCGAGGACGGGCTCTACACCACCGAGGCGAACCTTGCCGACCCGGCGATGACCGACAAGCTGGTGCGTTTCGTGCGCGCCTCGATGAAGGGCTGGAAATACGCCGAGGAGAACCCGGACGAGGCGGCCGACATCGTGCTCGAGAACGACGAGACCGGAGCGCAGACCGAAGAGCACCAGAAACGCATGATGGGCGAGATCGCCAAGCTGACCGCCGGCTCGAACGGCGCGCTGGACCCGGCCGATTTCACCCGCACCGTCGAGGTGCTGCTGAGCGCCGGCGCGGACCCGGTGAT
The Salipiger sp. H15 DNA segment above includes these coding regions:
- a CDS encoding ABC transporter substrate-binding protein — protein: MTKFTGWGIASAMLLAAGGAQAADELTLQLKWVTQAQFAGYYVAAEKGFYEEENLDVTIKPGGPDIAPVQVLLGGGADVMVDWLPSALAARENGAPIVNIAQPFKSSGLMLTCLKEHGIESPADFPGHTLGTWFFGNELPLYSWMSKLGYKTDGSEGGVTIQKINFNVDPLLQKQVECATTMTYNEYWQVIDAGLKPEDLVVFKYQDEGIATLEDGLYTTEANLADPAMTDKLVRFVRASMKGWKYAEENPDEAADIVLENDETGAQTEEHQKRMMGEIAKLTAGSNGALDPADFTRTVEVLLSAGADPVITKDPGEAAWTHAITDEALK